Proteins co-encoded in one [Limnothrix rosea] IAM M-220 genomic window:
- a CDS encoding ABC transporter ATP-binding protein, giving the protein MTSTTNLLVVDNVHAGYIKDLNILQGINFRIAPGELVVVIGPNGAGKSTLAKTIFGLLTPNQGSITFKGKNIVGLRSNQIVQQGMCYVPQIRNVFASLSVEENLEMGAFVRSGSLAGLKGQIYTMFPVLKQRRKQQAGTLSGGERQMLAMGRALMLDPDLLVLDEPSAALSPILVTNVFEQIKAVNSLGKAIILVEQNAKRALELADRGYVLENGRDRFEGTGADLLNNPKVGELYLGAAYRED; this is encoded by the coding sequence ATGACAAGCACGACAAACTTACTGGTCGTAGACAATGTACATGCAGGATATATAAAGGATCTCAATATTCTGCAAGGCATTAATTTTCGCATTGCCCCCGGTGAACTCGTCGTTGTTATTGGCCCCAATGGTGCGGGAAAATCAACCCTTGCCAAAACAATTTTTGGATTACTAACGCCGAATCAAGGCAGCATTACGTTTAAGGGAAAAAATATTGTCGGTCTCCGCTCCAACCAAATTGTGCAGCAGGGCATGTGCTATGTCCCACAAATTAGAAATGTTTTTGCCAGCCTCAGTGTTGAAGAAAATTTGGAGATGGGAGCCTTTGTTCGGTCGGGTTCTTTAGCGGGCCTTAAGGGGCAGATCTACACGATGTTTCCTGTCCTCAAGCAACGGCGTAAGCAGCAGGCGGGGACTTTATCTGGTGGTGAACGTCAAATGTTGGCGATGGGACGGGCATTGATGCTTGATCCCGATTTATTGGTTCTGGATGAGCCTTCTGCGGCGCTCTCGCCGATTTTGGTGACTAATGTTTTTGAGCAGATTAAGGCGGTAAATAGTTTGGGTAAGGCGATTATTTTAGTGGAGCAAAATGCGAAGCGGGCTTTGGAGTTGGCTGACCGTGGCTATGTTCTAGAAAATGGGCGCGATCGCTTTGAGGGCACAGGTGCTGATTTATTAAATAATCCTAAGGTGGGTGAGCTTTATCTTGGGGCTGCTTATAGGGAAGATTAG
- a CDS encoding YkvA family protein — protein sequence MVVKLQDRLQTYWQRLRRSPDPAIPEIIEVTAEPVEEQPELSRWQKFTARFQRSQTSAMTSGNANDLEDQVEETLEEQDKTRIAQVFQKVVRRVKPEDIERVKAGLDQMRRGPVKEVWGKVQSLAKMIKDPHVAWKSKAVAIAALVYLVSPFDAVPDVIPFAGLADDVAVIAAVVSTLAVELEKYMTRQAEQKAAIEIKKQTEIVRITLIGSIVAAAIAIIVKLILNTLG from the coding sequence ATGGTGGTAAAACTTCAAGATAGGCTACAGACTTACTGGCAAAGGTTGCGGCGATCGCCTGATCCAGCGATTCCAGAGATCATCGAAGTCACAGCTGAGCCAGTGGAAGAGCAACCAGAGTTATCGCGCTGGCAAAAATTTACAGCTCGTTTTCAAAGATCACAAACATCAGCCATGACTAGTGGTAATGCCAATGACCTAGAAGACCAAGTGGAAGAGACCTTAGAAGAACAGGATAAAACACGCATTGCCCAAGTTTTTCAGAAGGTTGTCCGACGGGTAAAACCGGAAGATATTGAACGGGTTAAAGCAGGCCTTGATCAAATGCGGCGGGGGCCAGTTAAAGAGGTTTGGGGGAAAGTGCAGTCCCTCGCAAAAATGATCAAAGATCCCCATGTGGCTTGGAAATCAAAAGCTGTGGCGATCGCCGCCCTCGTCTATCTCGTTTCACCCTTCGATGCCGTCCCCGATGTCATTCCCTTCGCAGGCTTAGCCGATGATGTCGCCGTGATTGCAGCCGTAGTTTCGACCTTAGCTGTCGAACTAGAAAAATATATGACCCGCCAAGCCGAACAAAAAGCGGCGATCGAAATCAAAAAACAAACAGAAATTGTGCGTATTACCTTAATTGGCAGTATCGTAGCGGCGGCGATCGCCATTATCGTTAAACTGATTTTGAATACTTTAGGTTAG
- a CDS encoding transglutaminase-like domain-containing protein has protein sequence MKKYLQASDIIDWQHPDILAQANKLAAGLEDKTAIAKICFEWVRDEIHHSFDYQMNPITCTASDVLHHKTGYCFAKSHLLAALLRANQIPAGLCYQRLSIDDKGAPYSLHGFNAIFLADCGWYRVDARGNKANIDAQFTPPHEQLAFQINFPEEFDFPDILPEPLPLIIKALKTHQTWHEVLENLPDIELGDFKNLTLH, from the coding sequence ATGAAAAAGTATTTACAAGCAAGCGACATTATCGATTGGCAGCATCCAGATATTCTTGCTCAAGCCAATAAATTAGCTGCTGGATTGGAGGATAAAACGGCGATCGCCAAAATCTGCTTCGAGTGGGTGCGGGACGAAATCCACCATAGTTTTGATTACCAAATGAATCCCATTACCTGCACAGCCTCAGACGTTCTCCACCACAAAACCGGATATTGTTTTGCCAAAAGCCATTTACTCGCAGCCCTACTCCGAGCAAATCAAATTCCGGCGGGGTTATGTTACCAGAGATTAAGCATCGATGACAAAGGCGCACCCTATAGCTTGCACGGCTTTAACGCCATCTTTTTAGCAGACTGCGGCTGGTATCGCGTAGATGCTAGGGGCAACAAAGCGAATATCGATGCTCAATTCACCCCACCCCATGAGCAGCTCGCTTTTCAGATCAATTTTCCTGAAGAATTTGATTTTCCTGATATTTTACCTGAGCCGCTCCCACTGATTATCAAAGCATTGAAAACACATCAAACATGGCATGAAGTGCTAGAAAATCTACCGGATATTGAGCTAGGAGATTTCAAAAATCTTACCCTGCACTAA
- the bioD gene encoding dethiobiotin synthase, which yields MLGNCLFVAGTDTEVGKTAVSSALIAYWRYFLAHSPLGVIKLMQTGIGDRQWYEEFCDDHTRLVVPLEYETPVAPPVAATLEGRDIDLELVRRSLDELAAETEFVIAESLGSLGSPVTDDLLVADLAGQWQMPAVLVVPVKLGSIGQTIGQVSLAREHNIQLRGMILSCGTPAAVGEIEKLSPPATLEKFTDIPVIGTLPYVKDWGDRRFLAETVATWDLEKLLPTKVFERTQKA from the coding sequence ATGTTAGGAAATTGTTTGTTTGTTGCGGGAACTGATACTGAGGTCGGAAAAACAGCGGTTAGCTCGGCTTTGATTGCGTATTGGCGGTATTTTCTTGCTCATTCTCCGTTAGGCGTGATCAAGCTCATGCAAACGGGGATCGGCGATCGCCAATGGTATGAAGAGTTTTGTGATGACCATACGCGTTTAGTCGTACCTCTGGAGTATGAAACTCCGGTCGCGCCTCCGGTGGCGGCTACGCTTGAAGGTAGAGATATTGACCTGGAGCTGGTGCGGCGATCGCTAGATGAATTGGCGGCAGAAACAGAGTTTGTGATTGCCGAATCTCTGGGCAGTTTAGGGTCGCCTGTCACTGATGATCTTTTAGTGGCAGATTTGGCGGGGCAGTGGCAGATGCCGGCGGTGCTGGTTGTTCCGGTAAAGCTGGGGTCGATTGGCCAAACCATTGGTCAGGTGAGCTTGGCGCGGGAACACAATATCCAGCTCCGGGGCATGATTTTGAGCTGTGGTACACCGGCTGCAGTAGGAGAGATTGAAAAATTGTCTCCCCCAGCCACCCTTGAAAAGTTTACGGATATTCCGGTAATCGGCACATTACCCTATGTCAAGGATTGGGGCGATCGCCGTTTCCTTGCTGAGACGGTGGCGACATGGGATTTAGAAAAATTACTGCCGACTAAAGTCTTTGAGCGAACGCAAAAAGCTTAG
- a CDS encoding ABC transporter ATP-binding protein: MLYLKDLYYHPAATSEPILKGVNLSLAPQELGMIVGPSGSGKTTLLEILAGLAEQTRGDIRWQKQALTSIHLQQLAGLVFQFPERHFCGSTILEELRFGHPELRLEQVQEALAEVDLAHLDLKSSPHALSGGQQRRLALAVQLIRQPNLLMLDEPTAGLDWSMRSQLAKLLHKLKEHWTLLIVTHDPDELEGIADRCWRIDHGKITVTKEP; the protein is encoded by the coding sequence ATGCTTTATCTCAAGGATCTGTACTATCATCCGGCCGCCACATCGGAGCCCATTCTTAAGGGAGTCAACCTTTCCCTTGCACCGCAGGAGCTGGGAATGATCGTGGGGCCTAGCGGCTCTGGCAAAACAACACTATTAGAAATTTTGGCGGGTTTAGCAGAACAGACTCGGGGCGATATTCGCTGGCAAAAACAGGCACTAACAAGCATTCATCTCCAGCAGCTGGCCGGGCTGGTCTTTCAGTTTCCTGAACGACATTTTTGTGGGTCAACTATTTTAGAAGAGTTACGCTTCGGACATCCAGAGTTGCGATTAGAGCAAGTGCAAGAAGCATTGGCAGAAGTAGACCTAGCACACCTCGATCTGAAAAGTTCACCCCATGCCCTCAGCGGTGGTCAACAGCGACGACTGGCCCTAGCTGTACAGCTCATTCGACAGCCAAATCTGCTGATGCTTGATGAGCCAACGGCAGGCTTAGATTGGTCAATGCGATCGCAGCTGGCGAAACTTCTGCACAAGCTCAAGGAACATTGGACATTGCTAATTGTCACCCATGACCCCGATGAATTGGAAGGTATTGCCGACCGCTGCTGGCGGATTGACCACGGAAAAATCACCGTGACTAAAGAGCCCTAA
- a CDS encoding ribose-phosphate pyrophosphokinase: MSHSATVALQQSILQTTSSSNRLRLFSGSANPIVANEVARYLGIDLGPMIRKQFADGEMYVQIQESIRGCDVYLIQPSCRPVNDHLMELLIMIDACRRASARQITAVIPYYGYARADRKTAGRESITAKLAANLITQAGAGRVLAMDLHSAQIQGYFDIPCDHVYGSPVILDYLNSKNLDDIVVVSPDVGGVARARAFAKKLHGAPLAIIDKRRQAHNVAEVMNVVGDVQGKTAILVDDMIDTAGTLQEGARLLRKEGAKQVYACATHPVFSGPAVDRLSGGLFEEVIVTNTIPVPPEKQFEQLTVLTVANLLGETIWRIHEESSVSSMFR, from the coding sequence GTGAGCCACTCCGCCACCGTTGCCCTACAACAATCCATCCTCCAAACCACATCTTCGAGTAATCGTTTACGCCTATTTTCAGGCTCAGCGAACCCCATTGTCGCCAACGAAGTTGCCCGCTATCTCGGCATTGACTTAGGCCCCATGATCCGCAAACAATTTGCCGACGGCGAAATGTATGTGCAAATCCAAGAATCCATTCGCGGTTGTGATGTGTACCTCATCCAGCCATCCTGTCGGCCAGTGAATGATCACTTGATGGAGCTGTTAATCATGATCGATGCCTGCCGTCGTGCCTCTGCCCGACAAATCACCGCAGTCATTCCCTACTATGGCTATGCCCGTGCGGATCGAAAAACAGCAGGTCGCGAATCCATTACCGCAAAGCTAGCCGCAAACCTCATTACCCAAGCCGGAGCTGGTCGCGTCTTAGCCATGGATCTCCACTCTGCCCAGATCCAAGGTTACTTTGATATTCCCTGTGACCATGTGTACGGCTCCCCCGTTATCTTGGATTATCTCAACAGCAAAAATCTAGATGATATTGTTGTTGTTTCCCCTGATGTTGGTGGTGTTGCCCGTGCCCGTGCCTTTGCCAAAAAATTACACGGTGCTCCCCTCGCCATTATCGATAAACGTCGTCAGGCCCATAATGTTGCGGAAGTGATGAATGTGGTGGGCGATGTCCAAGGTAAAACTGCCATCCTAGTCGATGACATGATAGACACTGCGGGAACATTGCAAGAGGGCGCTCGTTTACTCCGAAAGGAAGGGGCGAAGCAGGTTTATGCCTGTGCCACTCACCCGGTATTTTCGGGTCCTGCGGTCGACCGTCTGTCTGGTGGTCTATTTGAAGAGGTGATCGTAACTAATACGATTCCTGTTCCCCCCGAAAAGCAGTTTGAGCAGCTAACTGTATTGACCGTTGCGAATCTTCTCGGTGAAACGATTTGGCGTATCCACGAGGAGAGTTCTGTTAGCAGTATGTTTCGTTAA